The DNA sequence TTAGAGGATTGTTTTCCGAAAACTTTCCTTCCTTTCCAAGCTCTCCATAGACCTCATCGGTAGAAACGTGCACCAATAATACATCAGAATTTATCAATGAGTTCAAGATGCTCGTAGTACCGCATATATTTGTATTTACAAATTCGTTTGGCTCCAGGATAGATCTGTCCACATGGGTCTCAGCAGCAAAATTTATAACAGCTTCGACTTTATCTGTCTTTATAATCTTTTTAATAGAATCTTCATTTCTTATATCATCCTCGTAGAAAGCGATATCGCCTATTACTGAATTTATACGATCCATCGAGCCAGCATAGGTAAGCTTGTCTATCACGCTGACTCTGTGGCCCTTTTCTACTGCCTGCCTTACGAATTCACTGCCTATAAATCCTGCACCGCCAGTAATCAATATATTCATAACTCTTCTCCTTAATTAAAAAATATAAATTTAAAAATTAAAAAGATATATATCGCCAGGACGGTAAAAGATGCCCTGTATTCGTTGTTGGACATATATCTATCAAATGATATTGGAGCCGACTTAAAGCTTAAGAAATTTGGGAAAAATGCAGGAACCCTACTCTTGTATTCGAGAAATTTTTCTTTGTGTTCGTTGTAGAGCTCCACCTCTTCTTCTCTCATCTTGTGAAAGTGGACGAACAAGAATCCCACAGCGAAGATTGCCAACAAAATAAGGCTTCCAGTGGACATCATCACCCCAAAGCCAGCCAAAAAGCTGCCCAGATAGAGAGGATTTCTGACGATAGAATATGGTCCGTCAGTGGAGAGAACCTTTACTTTATTTATGGTAGCTGCCGCCCACGCTCTCAGCAAAAGTCCCAAGATTGAAAAAACTACGCCAGAAAATAAAGACAGCTTAGTCGGATGTGACAGAAATATTATCAAAATAAACAGTAAATACAAAAGCTTGGTTCTTTTTTTGACGAGAAATTTTATAATTTAGATCAGCCCTTTCTATATAACATGGTTTGTTATTTTAACATATAATCTATTTAAGTTTTAGTTTTAACTTTTTATTTAGGAGGATGATCTTGTACATACCCAGCTTATTTGATGACTTAGAAAATCCAGACGGGGATCTAAAGAACGATTCGTCAAAATTAAAATTTAACGCGGTTCTATTAGAAGCCAAAAGTTGTAAAAAGTGCCAGTTAAGCTCCACCCGTACAAGTGTAGTTTTCGGAGAAGGACCTATGAGCCCTGAAATTATGGTAATTGGAGAGGGACCAGGGGAAATGGAGGACTTACAAGGTATTCCTTTTGTAGGGAAAGCAGGTCAACTCCTAACCAAGATTTTTGAGTCAGTAGAACTAAAAAGAGAGGATATCTACATCACAAACGTTGTGAAATGCAGGCCCCCTGGAAACAGAAATCCTCTCCCAGAAGAAATTGAGGCTTGCAGACCTTTCTTACAGGTTCAAATAGAATCTCTAAAACCAAAGATAATAGTCTTGTTGGGAGCTGTTGCGTGCAAAGCCATTTTGAAAAATTTTAGCTCTATTACGAAGATGAGAGGAGAATTGATTCTTCAAGACGATCAATATTTCATACCAATGTTTCATCCATCATATCTTCTTAGAAATGCCAGCAAGAAAGAGGGATCCCCTCGATGGCTTACATGGAAAGATATGCAAAGGGTGAAGAAGTTTGTTGAGAAAGAGAGCTAAAAATCTTTTGTAACAGAAAACTTGCCGACATTTCTCAGAGAAATAAAGCTGCCCAAGAATCCAATAAAGGTCCCAGTAAGCACGATTATAAAGCACATCAAAATCCACAGAGAGGTATTCAGTGGCCAGAAAAATGACCACGGCGGATTTATATTTACAATCGCAAAACTCAAGAAGATAGAGAGAAATATAAAGAAAAAGATTGCCAGAAGTGAAGAAAATAGCCCTATAAAGCTTCCCTCAAGGATATATGGCATCCTGATAAAATTTGGCTCTGCGCCCACCAGCTCCAAGATCTCAAGCTCTTCTCTCCTTGCAAGTACCGATACCTTGATAGTGCTTGAGATTACCACAAGCGATGCAAGGGCAAAACCAATTAGTAAAAGAGATCCGATAAGAGTAATTCTTTGGACCATCACATTGAGCGCATTTAAAAGTTGCTGAGGATATCTCGTTTCGTCAACTTGAGGAAATTGTGAGATTACCTTTGAAAGTCCAGCAATATAATCTGGACCTTTCGTCCTAACCTTGATAGTATCTGGCAAAGGGTTTTTTATGTCAGAAATGTTTATCTTGCTCTGAAAATATTTTTTAAATTTCTCCCATGCATCATGCTTTGAGACGTATTCCACCGATGAAACGCCTTCCATATTCGATATCGTTCCCACCAGGCCGTTTATGTCTTGTGCAGACACATTATCCTTCAAGAATACAAGGAGCTCTACCTGATCGCCTATCTTGGTCGAAGCCTGGAACAATGACAAAAACAACATCAATATCAATCCAAAGATTATCATAGTAAAAGAAATAGAAATGGTAGAAGCTATTGCCATGCCTCCACCTCTGCTCAGAGAAATTATTGACTCCCTTAAATATATTCTAAATCTGCTCATAAACTATCGGCGTAGGCTCCAGACTATCAGACTCTACTTGCCCATTCTTTAATTGAATAACTCTCTTGTTCATCTTGCTGACAATTATTGGATTGTGAGTCGTTATTAAAATAGTCATCCCCATCCTGTTCAAATTTTCAAAAATGGACATTATCTCCCATGAAGTTTTCAGATCTATATTACCAGTAGGCTCATCAGCAATTAGAAGAGTAGGATAATACGATATAGCCCTTGCTATTGCCAGCCTTTGCTGCTCGCCGCCTGAGAGTTCATTTGGAAAAGCCCTGGACTTCCCACTAAGTTTGACAAGCTCCAATGACTTATAAGCCCTCTTTTTCACTTCTCTATCAGATAAACCGAGCATCTCCAGACACAATGAGATGTTTTCGATCGCAGTCTTCCTTGGCAAAAGCTTTACATCCTGAAAAACCACACCTAAGGTTCTCCTGAAAACGGGAATATCCTTATCTTTTAACTTTAACAAATTCATATTGTTTACATGGACCTCTCCTGAAGAAGGCAGCAGGGCTCTATACAGAAGTTTCAACAAAGTTGATTTGCCAGCTCCGCTATGGCCGACAATAAAAACAAAGTCTCCCTTTTCCACTTCAAGGTTTATATCCTTTAAGCCAAATATCTGACCATGGTAAACTTTTGTAACATTTTTGAAAACTATAGCAGAATTCATTTTATATTAGACAGCAATCTTTCTTTTATACCTGCTGCGTCCAGACCATAGTAGGTTAGCAGTTCATTTGGCTTGCCAGAAGTACCAAATTTGTCATTGATGCCGATAAAACAAACCTTCATAGGATAACTCCTCGAAAGGGCTGAGGCGACCATTGAACCAAGACCACCTATAATGCTGTGCTCTTCAGCGGTAAAGACCATATCGTGTTCCCTTGCAATCTCTATAATCTCTTCCTCTGGAAATGGCTTCAGACAGGGGACATTTACTAAGGTTGGCTCTATATCATAAGCCTTTAAAAGCTCGATAGCCTCCAGACATTTCCACAGCATAATTCCTGTGGCAAATATGACTATCTTCTTCCCCTTTTTAAATATATATGGTTTTGTATCAAAAGAATAATCCTTTGGCAGCAGATCGGGTACGCCCATCCTGCCCAGCCTTACATAGACAGGACCTTTATATTTAAATGCCCAATTAATCACAGACTTTGTTTCTATTGGGTCAGCTGGAACCAGGACTGTCATATTGGGAATTATAGACATTAAGCCAATATCTTCTACCGATTGATGCGATGCGCCATCTTCGCCCACAGTAATGCCAGCGTGCGATGCGCAAACCTTAACGTTCAGGGATGGATAGGCTACAGTATTTCTAATCTGCTCCCAGGCTCTGCCAGAAGCAAATATGGCAAAAGTGCTCGCAAAAGGGACGAAGCCAGCAAGAGAAAGTCCTGCAGCTATGCCTATCATATTTTGTTCAGCTATGCCTACATCGAAAAATCTTTCGGGAAATTCTTTGGCGAAAAGCGAAGTTTTAGTAGATTTGGACAGATCTGCATCAAGAGCTACTACCTGATCGCTCAATCTGCCTAAATCTAAAAGAGCCTCTCCGTAAGCCTCTCTGGTTGCCTTCATTGTTCATCACACTCTTTCAATTCAGAATATGCAATCTTCGCCTGATCTTCGCTTGGCGCCTTGCCGTGAAAATCACAAATATTTTCCATAAAGGATACTCCCTTGCCCTTTATGGTATGCGCAATAATAACAAGAGGTTTTTTGTCACCTCTTTTTTTTGCATTCAGAAGTGCAGGAACTATCTGATCGAAATCGTGCCCGCTTAGCTCCACCACGCTCCATCCGAAAGAGAGCCACTTGTCAGCCAGGGGTTCCAGGGACATAACTTCTTCTGTAAATCCATCTATTTGAAGGTTGTTTCTGTCAATTATTGCAGTTAGATTGTCGAGCTTAAAGTGTCTTGCTGCCATTGCTGCCTCCCAAACCTGCCCCTCTTCCAACTCTCCGTCTCCCAATAAGGCAAAGACATGAGATTTGAGGCCCTTTAGCCTTAGACCAAGGGCACAGCCAACAGAGATAGACAATCCCTGTCCCAGAGAACCGGTAGACGCCTCTATTCCAGGAAGCTTTTTCATATCAGGATGCCCCTGAAAAGGACTATTTAACTGCCTGAGCGTGTCGAGTCCAGATTTGTCAAAATAGCCAGCCTCTGCAAGGGTTGAGTACAAAACAGGCGCAGCATGACCTTTCGAGAGGAAAAACCTATCTCTTGACCCTAAGGAAGGATTTTTAGGATCGTAGTTCAGCACTCCCCCAAAATAAAGCGAAACCAGTATTTCAACAGCAGATAAAGAACCGCCAGGATGGCCAGATTTCGCAGAAGTAATCATCTCAATAATTAGATGCCTGATATTCTTTGCGTGCTCTCTTAACAGCAAGTCATCCAAAATTCATTCTCCTCTCAATTTCTTTAATCAATTATACATTAAGTATAATTTTTTTTACTTTCAACAATTTCATAAATTTTGTTAACGACCCAATGAACATCCTTTGCGGTAGAATCTATGACTACAGCATCTTCTGCCACCATCAAAGGGCCTATTGACCTATTCATATCAGATTTGTCTCTTTTTTCAATTTGGCTCATTACCTCTTCAAAACCAATTTTTATATTTTTTTTCAGCAACTCTTCGTGCCTTCTCCTTGCTCTTTCTTCCAGCGATGCGGTTAAAAATATCTTCACCTGGGCATCAGGACAGACCACAGTGGTTGTATCTCTGCCCTCCAAAACAGTATTTGGCGACTTGATAGATAGCTTTCTTTGTTCAACAGAGAGAAAGGCTCTTACCACCCCGCTAGAGGCTGCCTTTGAGACATTCCTGTCTATAATGGGAGTCCTCAATTCTTTTGATAAAATTTCGCCATTTAAAATAATATTTCCATCAACAAAGTCAATATTGATAGATTCGATTATATCCTTGAAAACTTTCTCCAAATCAGCAGAATCTTCTTGTTTTCTTTTTATAAGCTCAAAGGTTATAGCTCTATACATCGCGCCAGTATCCACATATTTAAAGTTAAGCTTTTTAGATAATTCTCGCGCTACCGTGCTCTTGCCAGCCCCTGCAGGACCATCAATTGCTATTATCATGTATCAAACCTCGACTTATAGGTTTTTATTAAGCCGTATAATACTATGCAAAATACAAATCCAAAAAGTGTGCCAAAAAATATTCCTTCCAGACTTCTGATAATGCTGATGTATATTGGGATGTGAATGTGTAAAAATGTGTCGGTCAAAGATATAAAGGCTACAGAAGAGATTAAAAAGAAGAACTTGGAAAAGTTAACACTATTTAATTTATACAGATAGAAAGAGAATATCAGCAAAGAATATCCTATGAGCTCTTTAAACCTTGGCCTTACAAATAGAGTTTTTTCCAAAAATATCCTTATGTGCTCTTCATCTGGCAATAGTCCAATCGGATTTTGGTTTCCAGATCTCAGCACATAAACAGCCAAAATTATCAAAAATATCAGCAGAGCTATGAATTCCACCCTTCTCATAGGCTTCATAATTTCATTAATATAATCCTTGATATTGATAGATCTGAAAAATATCCTGAGCCCCAAGAATAAAATCGGCAATATCAAGAGCAGCTTTATCAATGGGAAGATATTTATTCCTATTACCGATGTCGACGACAGATAGATATTATTTGTGAGCAGCGCTCCCGAAATTGATATAAAGAAAACCATTAGAAAATTAAGCAAAAATGATTGCCAACTAAAATTTTTTATTTTATTAAATAAGTATATCGGAGGGAAGGTAGAGCTCATCAGAGCAGTTTCCCATGCAATAAAATTAAATTTACCAAATATAAATAACAAGATGTCTATCAATAGCAGTACAGACGAGTAAATCAATATCTTTCTTGAGCTCAAATTAGCAGAAAGCATCAGAAGAGATAGACATCCCAGACAAAAGAATATACCAAATATCCAGATAAGTCTTATCGGCTTAAAATAAAATTCATCATGAGCGCTCCATTGAGCCTTGCCAGGCGTATACCCTTGAAGTTTTATTTCTTGAACGATATTCTTTATATATTCGACATTTGTCTTTATGAGGTCGCCATTTATAGGCTCGCCCCAGGGGTTAACGTACAATACCTTGATATTTCTCTCTTTAATAGCTCTGCCCCATCGGGGAATAGCATCAGAATATTTTATCTTTTTTCCTGATTCAAACATCTTATTTGAATAAATGATGTTTTCTCCAGGTATCTCGTTATTCGTGATTGCGTGAACTCTCAACACTTGATATGGTATCATTCTTGCCAATTCGTCAATGCCCTTTTGTTTAGCAAACTCTACATATCCAAAACGTATATTATTCTTTTCCAAAATATTTGCGTAGATGTTAATAAACTTAGGATATCCCAGCACTTCTCTCTCACCGAAAATTATCATCCACACATCTTTAGGATACTGGTTTACCCATCTCTCAAAATCATCCTTACTAGAATAAAAACGATAATCGTTTATCGGTCTCAACACGATGTCAAGTCCCATTTTCTTACATAGACTCAATTCTTGATTGAGAAACCCAAAATATAAAGATGGCAAATCTTCATCAGAAGAATAAATTTCCGAGCCTTTTAGATAGGTTTTCCTAAGAAGTCCATTGTATTTCTGTGTCAATTTATCAAAAACTTCTTTTGCCAGCTCAGGATTTCTAAATTCAGCAACCCATATTACCCCATCTTTAACTGCTTTTTCATCTGGATGAACCAAAAAAACTTCTCCGCGTTCGACCAGGGATTTAAGGTTTGATTCTTTTAGGGCTACAGCGATCACTCCTTCTTCCTTGAGAGTGCTTAGAAGTTTATCAAAGGGATAGTTGGTCAATTCAGCAAGATCCCTAAACCCTTCATAATCGATTACAATTGATATATGTTTATCCGCCTTAATTTCCACATCAGTTCTAATAGAAGAAATAACAATAGAAAACAATACTGCAGAAAAAAGCATAAATAATGCCACATAAGTAAGAAGTTTTTTATTTATCATTTAACCACCCTGATTTTTTTCTTTTGATTGTTTTAGTAAATATGCCTTCTGAAATTCGTCAATATTGCCATCCAGGGCTCCATACACATCTCCAATTTCCACATTGGTTCTGTGATCTTTCACCATGGTATAAGGATGCAAGACATAAGTTCTTATTTGCTTGCCCCATGAAGCATCAGTTTCACCCTTAAACTCGTTTAGCTTACTCTTTTGCTTTTCTTCATTGAGGCTGTTTATCCTGGAGATAAGGACCTTCATAGCCGCATCCTTATTCTGAAATTGACTTCTCTCATTTCTACATGTCACCACAATGCCAGTTGGCAAGTGAATAATTCTAACTGCCGAATCAGTTTTGTTTACGTGCTGTCCCCCTGCGCCAGAGGCTCTAAAAGTCTCAATCCTGATATCCTCGTTTTTTATATTCACTTCCTTAATGTCTTTGATTAATGGAGCCACTTCCACCAGTACAAATGATGTATGCCTTCTGTTATTAAAATCAAATGGAGAGAGTCTTATCAGCCTGTGAACTCCTTGCTCAGACTTCAAAAACCCATAAGAATATCTGCCCTTGAAAAAGATGGTAGCAGATCTGATGCCAGCCTCATCTCCAGGACTCTGATCGACGAATTCTACAGAATACTTATTTTTTTCTCCCCATCTGATATACATCCTAAGAAGCAT is a window from the Thermodesulfobium sp. 4217-1 genome containing:
- a CDS encoding isoprenylcysteine carboxylmethyltransferase family protein, whose product is MYLLFILIIFLSHPTKLSLFSGVVFSILGLLLRAWAAATINKVKVLSTDGPYSIVRNPLYLGSFLAGFGVMMSTGSLILLAIFAVGFLFVHFHKMREEEVELYNEHKEKFLEYKSRVPAFFPNFLSFKSAPISFDRYMSNNEYRASFTVLAIYIFLIFKFIFFN
- a CDS encoding uracil-DNA glycosylase encodes the protein MYIPSLFDDLENPDGDLKNDSSKLKFNAVLLEAKSCKKCQLSSTRTSVVFGEGPMSPEIMVIGEGPGEMEDLQGIPFVGKAGQLLTKIFESVELKREDIYITNVVKCRPPGNRNPLPEEIEACRPFLQVQIESLKPKIIVLLGAVACKAILKNFSSITKMRGELILQDDQYFIPMFHPSYLLRNASKKEGSPRWLTWKDMQRVKKFVEKES
- a CDS encoding permease-like cell division protein FtsX, whose translation is MAIASTISISFTMIIFGLILMLFLSLFQASTKIGDQVELLVFLKDNVSAQDINGLVGTISNMEGVSSVEYVSKHDAWEKFKKYFQSKINISDIKNPLPDTIKVRTKGPDYIAGLSKVISQFPQVDETRYPQQLLNALNVMVQRITLIGSLLLIGFALASLVVISSTIKVSVLARREELEILELVGAEPNFIRMPYILEGSFIGLFSSLLAIFFFIFLSIFLSFAIVNINPPWSFFWPLNTSLWILMCFIIVLTGTFIGFLGSFISLRNVGKFSVTKDF
- the ftsE gene encoding cell division ATP-binding protein FtsE, with the protein product MNSAIVFKNVTKVYHGQIFGLKDINLEVEKGDFVFIVGHSGAGKSTLLKLLYRALLPSSGEVHVNNMNLLKLKDKDIPVFRRTLGVVFQDVKLLPRKTAIENISLCLEMLGLSDREVKKRAYKSLELVKLSGKSRAFPNELSGGEQQRLAIARAISYYPTLLIADEPTGNIDLKTSWEIMSIFENLNRMGMTILITTHNPIIVSKMNKRVIQLKNGQVESDSLEPTPIVYEQI
- a CDS encoding transketolase family protein → MKATREAYGEALLDLGRLSDQVVALDADLSKSTKTSLFAKEFPERFFDVGIAEQNMIGIAAGLSLAGFVPFASTFAIFASGRAWEQIRNTVAYPSLNVKVCASHAGITVGEDGASHQSVEDIGLMSIIPNMTVLVPADPIETKSVINWAFKYKGPVYVRLGRMGVPDLLPKDYSFDTKPYIFKKGKKIVIFATGIMLWKCLEAIELLKAYDIEPTLVNVPCLKPFPEEEIIEIAREHDMVFTAEEHSIIGGLGSMVASALSRSYPMKVCFIGINDKFGTSGKPNELLTYYGLDAAGIKERLLSNIK
- a CDS encoding transketolase, with product MDDLLLREHAKNIRHLIIEMITSAKSGHPGGSLSAVEILVSLYFGGVLNYDPKNPSLGSRDRFFLSKGHAAPVLYSTLAEAGYFDKSGLDTLRQLNSPFQGHPDMKKLPGIEASTGSLGQGLSISVGCALGLRLKGLKSHVFALLGDGELEEGQVWEAAMAARHFKLDNLTAIIDRNNLQIDGFTEEVMSLEPLADKWLSFGWSVVELSGHDFDQIVPALLNAKKRGDKKPLVIIAHTIKGKGVSFMENICDFHGKAPSEDQAKIAYSELKECDEQ
- the cmk gene encoding (d)CMP kinase; its protein translation is MIIAIDGPAGAGKSTVARELSKKLNFKYVDTGAMYRAITFELIKRKQEDSADLEKVFKDIIESINIDFVDGNIILNGEILSKELRTPIIDRNVSKAASSGVVRAFLSVEQRKLSIKSPNTVLEGRDTTTVVCPDAQVKIFLTASLEERARRRHEELLKKNIKIGFEEVMSQIEKRDKSDMNRSIGPLMVAEDAVVIDSTAKDVHWVVNKIYEIVESKKNYT
- a CDS encoding DUF5693 family protein produces the protein MINKKLLTYVALFMLFSAVLFSIVISSIRTDVEIKADKHISIVIDYEGFRDLAELTNYPFDKLLSTLKEEGVIAVALKESNLKSLVERGEVFLVHPDEKAVKDGVIWVAEFRNPELAKEVFDKLTQKYNGLLRKTYLKGSEIYSSDEDLPSLYFGFLNQELSLCKKMGLDIVLRPINDYRFYSSKDDFERWVNQYPKDVWMIIFGEREVLGYPKFINIYANILEKNNIRFGYVEFAKQKGIDELARMIPYQVLRVHAITNNEIPGENIIYSNKMFESGKKIKYSDAIPRWGRAIKERNIKVLYVNPWGEPINGDLIKTNVEYIKNIVQEIKLQGYTPGKAQWSAHDEFYFKPIRLIWIFGIFFCLGCLSLLMLSANLSSRKILIYSSVLLLIDILLFIFGKFNFIAWETALMSSTFPPIYLFNKIKNFSWQSFLLNFLMVFFISISGALLTNNIYLSSTSVIGINIFPLIKLLLILPILFLGLRIFFRSINIKDYINEIMKPMRRVEFIALLIFLIILAVYVLRSGNQNPIGLLPDEEHIRIFLEKTLFVRPRFKELIGYSLLIFSFYLYKLNSVNFSKFFFLISSVAFISLTDTFLHIHIPIYISIIRSLEGIFFGTLFGFVFCIVLYGLIKTYKSRFDT
- the prfB gene encoding peptide chain release factor 2 (programmed frameshift); amino-acid sequence: MIEYDVNSLNERILKLRDCLDLDNKTKKLDSIKMEFSKPEIWQDVQRSSNLTQIADGLQKSVDEWKNLTSNFEDFLFWLEFQGEDADIEVDKSYKNLIQILEEMEFKALLSDKYDSYDAMLTISAGAGGVDAQDFAEMLLRMYIRWGEKNKYSVEFVDQSPGDEAGIRSATIFFKGRYSYGFLKSEQGVHRLIRLSPFDFNNRRHTSFVLVEVAPLIKDIKEVNIKNEDIRIETFRASGAGGQHVNKTDSAVRIIHLPTGIVVTCRNERSQFQNKDAAMKVLISRINSLNEEKQKSKLNEFKGETDASWGKQIRTYVLHPYTMVKDHRTNVEIGDVYGALDGNIDEFQKAYLLKQSKEKNQGG